TGACGGATACTAATAAGTGTCTCCTGGCTTCAACGATACTCGCGATATACTTATCGGCAATATCCATCTCGTTAAGGTACGGACACCGTAGGATTACTAGATTGGCTTCCAATCGTATATTGAGGCTATGGCGGCTATAGCGCTGGGAAAGGTATCGGCTTCGGAGGcggtgaagaggttggacCAGGCAATAACAGAACATAAAGCGGAGGGGCAGAAGGAGACGGCCCTGAAAGATGGGAATAAGAAATAAGAACGGTGTACGGATAGGATTAATAGAGTGACGAAATTTGGATATGGTTTCGAACTCGGGATATCGAGCCATGTGTTATATTTTCTACCTTTTTTCTCATGTACTCAGGGAGTTACAAACTTTCCCATCAACTGTGATACTTTCTTCTCTCCTGTTAGCTCTGGATATTGCCAGCAACAAGCGATTGAGCCTCGTATATTGGTAATACAGTGAAGGAGGAGCCTAATGATTGGCTATAGGCTGCCCCCCCGGGGGATCCAATCACTTGACAAACCGTGGCCAGCCATTTTCCACACCCCACTCCCATCTTAAGACGCCAATCACCCGCCATCCCGAAATCAAGACctctcgccctcctctccattCGCATCGCCATGGCCCGCACTCAAGCCCAGACAGCGGCCAAACGGGGGCTCCCATCACCGGTGTCAAAAGATCAAGGTATTCCCCTTCCTGGCCTGTGAGGTGAAGTGCGGCGCCGGGGAACTCGATGTTGCAGACTGGCGGAACGCTCACAGCATGACCTTTGCAGTGCGGGCCATCGTCGAGCTCTTTCATGCTGTGGATCGCGAGGATAAGGTCAACCGCCAGATtctcgccttctccatctcgcACGACCACCGGTCAGTACGGATCTACGGCCGCTACCCGGTGATAGCTGGCAATGATACCATATATTACCGCCATCCAATCCATACTTACGATTTTACAACACTAGACGGAAGGGACAAATGGACAGCTTACCAATTCACCAATAATGTATACGATACATGGATGCCCGCTCACTTCAAGAACATCTGCTCCGCCATTGATCAGTTACCCTGGAATTTGGACTTTGATGTCCCACCGCTTCTGAGGCAACCTGACTTTCCCAGGACTTGGGGAGCCTGATGCCTGTTGTGCAAGACAGCCAGAAAAGCAAGGCTGAGCTGCATGCGCTCACTCCGGACACCTCATTCGCAGGGTCGGGGGTggcaaagaggaggaagggagcACTACCCGCAAAGTGATTCCCTGACGGGTCATCCTCGCGTGCCATctgtcacacggcaaaagcagcccttgtcacatcATCTCTCCTATGCCCTGAGCTGCAGATGACCTCCGGACGACGGGGTTAAGACGCATTCAGCGTGCCTCCACGCCTCCCACGGCTGATTTCCCCGTGTTCGGCTAAGAATGGCAGGCTGTCTCTTCGTAGCGGGCCTCCATTCCGCCAACTACTCCGCCGGGATCAAGGTTCTCAAGTTGATCCAAACCTTTCCACCCGTCATTAATATCGGACGCTGTCCCTGCCTGCCTATAACCCAGCCCCCAGCTGGGCGGGTGCAGCCCGAGtgatttgggggggtgtACTTCGATAAAGTTTCTTCTTTATACTATTATTAGTTATTTATCCAAGAACTCCGCGAGCCTCTTTGCAGAAATTCTTCTTGGGCGTCGATGCCCGCATCGTCATCTTCGGGCATAATGCCACAACAACCCAGACTTCCCATGgaatcaacaacaacgctcGCACTGGACATAGCAGAGGGATCTCTTTTCAAGCATGGCTTCTTAGCTTTTAATGACCCACTGGTTGGGGAAGGTATcgcggagatggagaagagaggCTTCCCATACTTCACGGCATACGGCTCGGATTTCTGCGAAGATTTCGCCTTGAATAAGGTAAAGAGACACAGTTATTCCATCGTATGGTAGCTACCTAACAAGCTTTAGCGCATCCGATCCATCTTCGAAGCCTCCTTCGAAAAATGTAGCCTTGGTCATTGGCTAAGATATGGGGAATTTCCTGGAAATGTTAAATGCTTTAGGAGGGGCGGTCCAAAGGCCGGTCGCTACGTTCTGATGGTTCATTTGTGGACCAAAGGATCGCAAGTAGCATATTATGTCGGTTCGCACCATCATAACATAACAACTTCGAGGGACAATCGGTCTTTATATGAGATGCAGCTTTCTAAGCTTAATCTTGTCGGCTCTAAGCCTAAGCACAAAGAGTCCCTAGATAGTAGTTCGTAAGTTACAACCCTGTCTCGTGGTGTCGTATTCTTTCCAGTTGAGAGGAATTCCTGACTATATTCGGACTTGCTAATACTAGTAGTTGGTCTCTAAAAGCTTTTTTGCCTTGTCTAAGAACGGTTAGCCCAAAATCAGGCTCGCTTCACCCTCGGCTCACCTTGAGCTCACCACCGCTCACCCTATACTCGCCATTCTCCAAAATCAATAACTTTACGCGACGCTCTCATAGTCCAAATTTGGAGCCCCCTCTCCTACAGGGACGAGTCTTCCGCCAGAACGGGAACTAAGAAATAGGCTCGCCAGCGTATTTACTCTTCGTTTTAGGGGACTCTAGGTTGTAGTAGCCATTTTAACATAACAAAATCCCTCActccctacctacctactgCACGACTTTTTTCTTCTACTTCTGGCTATATAAAGAGGCTATTCCATCCGTCCTACCACCTACTATACGACTCTtctctcccatctccccGTATCTATATTACTGCCGTAAAACCTTTCTTTCTGTACTTAATCTTTATCGGCCTCACATTTTTGTTACACTAGCTCTCTACTATGCCTTCTATAATGCTGAAAAAGAAGAGCCCTTAAAAGTTCTTTCGCCGGGGAAAAGATAAGGAGTTAGAAAATTGTGCAGA
The sequence above is a segment of the Podospora pseudoanserina strain CBS 124.78 chromosome 5, whole genome shotgun sequence genome. Coding sequences within it:
- a CDS encoding hypothetical protein (EggNog:ENOG503NZ3W), which encodes MTFAVRAIVELFHAVDREDKVNRQILAFSISHDHRSVRIYGRYPVIAGNDTIYYRHPIHTYDFTTLDGRDKWTAYQFTNNVYDTWMPAHFKNICSAIDQLPWNLDFDVPPLLRQPDFPRTWGA
- a CDS encoding hypothetical protein (EggNog:ENOG503PESC) → MPASSSSGIMPQQPRLPMESTTTLALDIAEGSLFKHGFLAFNDPLVGEGIAEMEKRGFPYFTAYGSDFCEDFALNKRIRSIFEASFEKCSLGHWLRYGEFPGNVKCFRRGGPKAGRYVLMVHLWTKGSQVAYYVGSHHHNITTSRDNRSLYEMQLSKLNLVGSKPKHKESLDSSS